One genomic segment of Helianthus annuus cultivar XRQ/B chromosome 14, HanXRQr2.0-SUNRISE, whole genome shotgun sequence includes these proteins:
- the LOC110909035 gene encoding protein ALTERED PHOSPHATE STARVATION RESPONSE 1 — protein MGCCYSSFEKEEMVSRCKARKRYMKQLVKARHSFSISHIMYLRSLKNTGAALLQFATAQTTLHHHSPPPQTPPPQPPPSPPPPMSPTSEAETTSTTYTASTPRPPPSPPLRSSTWDAYAWDPFMPPPPTRSDGEEWEDMSTNVNASSEMAVVVAAKSKGLVEIVKELDEYFLRAADSGGKVSELLEVPVCSISSQGSSGKVHGYGKNLSPLFSSTTKLNVFVKFGCDDTSGVGAVGGGSSHCSTVERLYSWEKKLYQEVKNVDSLKIEHAKRAEQLRKMELKGVDYMKTEKAKKEVEKLESKMMVSSQAIESASNEIVKLREEELYPQLVDLVKGLMGMWRSLYESHQVQMHIVQQLKYLHVILSADPTTESLRQAVVQLEVEVQQWHLSFCSLIQSQRDYVQSLTGWLRLSLFQYISQTKQDPAIYTLCEEWQRVVDNAPDKVASEGIKALLTAVHAIVVQQAEEQKQKKRVESSFKELEKKTVELQALEREFGPSSRKDPIGDKRAKVEMLRVKTDEERGKYEKSIGVTRSMTLSNLQIGLPHVFQAVTGFANVWTQGFESVYNRAKRPEEAHDVKRPML, from the exons ATGGGGTGTTGCTATTCAAGCTTTGAGAAAGAAGAAATGGTTTCAAGATGCAAAGCAAGAAAAAGATACATGAAACAGTTAGTAAAAGCAAGACATTCTTTTTCCATTTCACATATAATGTACTTAAGATCCTTAAAAAACACCGGCGCCGCCCTCCTCCAGTTCGCCACCGCTCAAACCACCCTCCACCACCACTCGCCACCACCTCAAActccaccaccacagccaccaccgtcaccaccacctcCCATGAGTCCAACTTCAGAAGCAGAAACAACATCCACCACATACACCGCATCCACCCCACGTCCTCCGCCATCACCGCCGCTGCGGTCGTCCACGTGGGATGCATATGCATGGGACCCATTCATGCCGCCGCCGCCGACGAGATCAGACGGAGAAGAATGGGAAGACATGTCCACAAACGTTAATGCCTCAAGCGaaatggcggtggtggtggcggcgaaaAGTAAGGGTTTGGTGGAGATTGTTAAAGAACTGGATGAGTACTTTCTCCGGGCGGCGGATTCCGGTGGAAAAGTGTCGGAGTTGTTGGAAGTTCCGGTGTGTAGCATTTCCAGCCAAGGATCATCAG GCAAAGTTCATGGGTACGGGAAGAATTTGAGCCCATTGTTCAGTTCAACCACGAAGTTAAATGTGTTTGTAAAATTTGGTTGTGATGACACTAGCGGAGTTGGTGCGGTTGGTGGCGGCAGTAGCCATTGTTCTACGGTGGAGAGATTGTACTCATGGGAGAAGAAGCTATACCAAGAGGTTAAG AATGTGGATAGTTTAAAGATCGAGCACGCAAAGAGGGCAGAACAATTGAGGAAAATGGAGCTTAAGGGAGTCGATTATATGAAGACCGAGAAAGCTAAGAAAGAGGTTGAGAAACTTGAGTCGAAAATGATGGTTTCTTCTCAGGCGATCGAGTCAGCCTCAAACGAAATAGTCAAACTCCGAGAGGAAGAGCTTTACCCACAGCTTGTTGACCTTGTTAAAGG ATTAATGGGCATGTGGAGGAGCTTATATGAAAGCCACCAAGTCCAAATGCACATAGTCCAACAGCTCAAGTACCTCCACGTCATCCTGTCAGCGGACCCCACCACTGAATCCCTCCGCCAAGCGGTTGTCCAACTCGAGGTCGAGGTCCAACAATGGCACCTATCCTTCTGCAGCCTAATACAAAGTCAACGAGACTATGTCCAATCTTTGACCGGTTGGCTCCGTCTTAGCCTCTTCCAGTACATATCCCAAACCAAACAAGATCCTGCCATCTACACCCTTTGTGAAGAATGGCAGCGCGTGGTCGATAACGCCCCTGACAAAGTAGCATCCGAGGGCATCAAAGCATTACTAACCGCGGTTCATGCTATAGTAGTCCAACAAGCTGAAGAACAAAAGCAGAAGAAAAGGGTGGAATCGTCTTTTAAGGAGCTTGAGAAGAAAACAGTTGAGCTCCAAGCTCTTGAGCGTGAGTTTGGCCCGTCGAGTAGGAAGGACCCGATTGGGGACAAAAGGGCCAAAGTGGAGATGTTGAGGGTAAAGACAGATGAAGAGAGGGGCAAATATGAGAAATCAATTGGGGTAACAAGATCCATGACTTTAAGTAACTTACAAATCGGATTACCGCACGTTTTTCAAGCTGTGACAGGTTTCGCTAACGTGTGGACCCAAGGGTTCGAGTCTGTTTACAACCGTGCGAAGAGGCCTGAGGAGGCGCACGATGTAAAGCGGCCAATGCTTTAG